The stretch of DNA GAAGTTACATGATATAAGTTTCTATCACAAACATTGAAAGTGATACTTATGTTTCGGAATTGGAATCCTAGAACTAAATCTAAATTAATCAACAAGATCAAATTGAAGAACCCTCAAATTATATCAGGTGGCTATTCGATCAGTGAATGTACCTGAGAGATCCTTCTATTATAGGGACTCGATAAAATTAGTCCCTCaactattaaatggatcaatttactCCCTGTACTATTAAAAAGATTCAAGTAAGGCCAAATTGAAATAGAGTTGACATtcaatgtttaaaaaaatatcatttatagtttaacaaagttaatatttttaaagtttttatggttttgtaaatgaaatattttgtttggaattgaactgtaattaaataataattttcaaaacattttttataccgtaaatgttaactctgttataatttggacttatttgattctatatactaaattgatccatttaataatagaatgACTAATTTGATCCTATAATACAGGGACCTCCCAAGTACTTTAATCCTATTCAATCAGTATGGGGGCTCTAATTAGACAATAAACATCTCATCAACAAAAGATATAAGAAGATCAAGGACTAAATGAATGAATACCTACATTGGACCAGTCAAATTGAAGGCCAAGGGTACTCCACCGTAGCTTTCGCAGCAAAACAGAAGCAGGCACCGTTTTGCAAGTCTTTCCCCTTGATCGTGCGATGTCTTCCTCGTAAAACTTCCATCTATGAGAATCTCCATTGCTTACAGAAGCACTTGGTTCAGAATCCAAACCGTTGTCAGACCTTTCCTCCTCAACGAAAACTTTACCTTCCTTTGCCGCAACAAACAGGTTACTTATAGGTCCATAAATAACATTATGATTTGTTCTGTTTGGAGGTTGCGGAAAGTTAGTTAAACTTTCCCTTATCCATGTACATTGTTCATCCAAGGTTAATGCGCCGGGAATAAAATAGAACCCTGCATTTTCAAAACAATTCATCGAAAATAGAACCAATACTATGTTTGCgaacatgaaattgaaaatttggattCAGATTTCATTTGTTATATAAATTGTCTGAAAAGGTATACATACGTTAAGTATGAATTAGTTTATGAATTAGTTGgaatttaatatgattatatatttgaAGCATATAAAACCATGAATTTTAAATTCACAAGCATCACAACGAATTTCAAATTCACTATTAGATAGACATCGaacaaattcattaatttagaaaataatgatGGATTCAACTACTTTTAAAATCCAAATCCAATCTTTtcaatttcaaattcaaattcgcaacaaaacaaaacaatttgTTCTCTATTCGATACTAATTGAAatcaaatggaaaaaaaatagatACCAGGGCGATTTTCCAAGCCAAAAATCGGACGATCAAGTCCAAAATTAACATGTACAACTCCTGGAGGAAGTTCACCATTTTGATTGAATGACTCTGAAATGGATTTGAAATCCAAAACCTCTGATAAATCGACTTGTTTAGGTTGCTTCTTCCTGAAGAAGTTCAaaccaaaataatcaataaaCAAGAGAAAACTTgtttcttttcaaaatataagCTGAAACTTGACGTACTTCTTGGTGGATTTCGAATTTTCGTAATAAAGCTTGTACTTCTTCTCTGTTTTCCTAAAAGCTGTTCGCTCTGCATCGTCACCGGCTCTGTCGGATCCGTACATCTTCCCCTGAGCCGGCGAGTTAACTCGGAATCACTCAGAGTAAAAGTACGCTGGTGATTTCAAAATTAGGGTTTATTAAAAGTTTTAGCAAACGgttttatttttcacataaaagaaattaTCAGGTGCGTTCGCTACTATTgtaaattactaaaaaaacaaaattatctGATTCAGTTTAATTGATTCTTGGtcgaataataattaaattaaattaaaaattcataaaaataaaaaagattaaaaaatttttagaatcagttcaattatcaatttttgtcccgatatttattttttatcaaatccgAGATATTCAGTTAGAAATCAGgccaatttatttttatgtttacaaTAAGGTATTCA from Gossypium hirsutum isolate 1008001.06 chromosome D04, Gossypium_hirsutum_v2.1, whole genome shotgun sequence encodes:
- the LOC107898622 gene encoding alpha-ketoglutarate-dependent dioxygenase alkB, with the translated sequence MYGSDRAGDDAERTAFRKTEKKYKLYYENSKSTKKKKQPKQVDLSEVLDFKSISESFNQNGELPPGVVHVNFGLDRPIFGLENRPGFYFIPGALTLDEQCTWIRESLTNFPQPPNRTNHNVIYGPISNLFVAAKEGKVFVEEERSDNGLDSEPSASVSNGDSHRWKFYEEDIARSRGKTCKTVPASVLLRKLRWSTLGLQFDWSNRNYAVSLPHNKIPNALCRLAKRMAEPAMPIGEEFRPEAAIVNYFGSGDTLGGHLDDMEADWSKPIVSMSFGCKAIFLLGGKSRQDEPLAMFLRSGDVVLMAGEARECFHGVPRIFTDEENAEITPLELRFSDEDDRCFLDYIRTSRININIRQVL